A region from the Vigna radiata var. radiata cultivar VC1973A unplaced genomic scaffold, Vradiata_ver6 scaffold_133, whole genome shotgun sequence genome encodes:
- the LOC106753452 gene encoding GDP-mannose transporter GONST3: protein MPKATDVENPSDNPTLQKGVDVNVNVNVDSRDGEGNWYTALLHQISVYGVAAGYCLSASLLSIINKWAVMKFPYPGALTALQYFTSAAGVFLCGRMKLLEHDPLELSTLWRFLPAAIIFYLSLFTNSELLLHANVDTFIVFRSVVPLFVAVGETLFLHQPWPSGKTWASLATIFAGSVLYVVTDYQFTFMAYTWALAYLVSMTIDFVYIKHVVMTIGLNTWGLVLYNNLEALLLFPLELLIMGELKKIKHDIKDESDWHSFQVILPVGLSCLFGLAISFFGFSCRRAISATGFTVLGIVNKLLTVIINLVVWDKHSTWVGTVGLLICMLGGIMYQQSASKPKAAKQASEKENEEEQQKLLEMQVNSETNVKSNEVNK, encoded by the coding sequence ATGCCTAAAGCAACTGACGTGGAAAACCCTAGTGATAATCCCACTCTTCAAAAGGGTGTGGATGTGAATGTGAATGTGAATGTGGATTCGAGAGATGGTGAGGGAAATTGGTACACTGCATTGCTGCATCAAATTTCAGTGTATGGTGTTGCTGCTGGGTATTGCTTATCTGCTTCTTTGCTTTCCATAATCAACAAATGGGCAGTGATGAAATTCCCCTACCCGGGTGCCCTAACCGCCCTGCAGTACTTCACCAGCGCCGCTGGGGTCTTCCTCTGCGGCCGGATGAAGCTCCTGGAGCATGACCCCCTTGAGCTTTCCACACTGTGGCGGTTTTTGCCGGCGGcaataatattttacttgtcGCTTTTCACTAATAGTGAGTTGCTCCTCCATGCCAATGTTGACACATTCATAGTGTTCCGATCTGTTGTGCCTTTGTTTGTTGCGGTAGGGGAGACGCTGTTCCTGCACCAGCCGTGGCCGTCCGGGAAGACTTGGGCCTCCCTGGCCACCATCTTTGCCGGCAGTGTGCTCTATGTGGTCACTGATTATCAGTTTACTTTCATGGCTTACACCTGGGCATTGGCTTACTTGGTTAGCATGACCATAGATTTTGTTTACATAAAGCATGTGGTTATGACCATTGGCTTGAACACGTGGGGTCTTGTGCTGTACAATAATCTTGAGGCTCTTCTGCTTTTTCCCCTGGAGCTGCTGATTATGGGTGAGCTAAAGAAGATTAAGCATGACATCAAAGATGAGTCTGATTGGCACTCGTTCCAAGTCATTTTGCCAGTGGGATTGTCATGTCTGTTTGGTCTGGCAATCTCTTTCTTTGGATTTTCTTGTCGCAGGGCAATTTCTGCCACAGGTTTTACTGTCCTTGGTATAGTGAACAAGTTGTTGACAGTTATTATCAATTTGGTGGTATGGGACAAGCATTCCACATGGGTGGGTACAGTGGGTCTTCTGATTTGTATGCTGGGTGGGATTATGTATCAGCAATCAGCAAGCAAGCCGAAGGCTGCAAAACAGGCGagtgaaaaggaaaatgaagaggaGCAACAGAAATTGCTTGAGATGCAAGTCAATTCAGAGACCAACGTAAAAAGTAATGAAGTTAATAAATAA